A region of Thermoanaerobaculia bacterium DNA encodes the following proteins:
- a CDS encoding efflux RND transporter periplasmic adaptor subunit, whose translation MTRTKKILAIGIPVLIVIGVAAKMISGADKKFPVVTVQKAERTDLRSLVTATGKTEAQRKVDLSANVMGQIVNLAVREGDAVKKGDFLLQIDLTQRRATAVGAEESLKALFFDRDAARAQAEEAKKNFERAERSFNDQIIPQADVDRARAAFEGADANWKAVERRIAQSRANLAGAQDELSKTKMLSPIDGVITALPVEEGEVAVIGTMNNPGTKLMTISDMGTVEAVMEVDETDIPNVKVGQTAEVRIDAFGERKFEGIVTEVGSSPIASAGGSTDAAVNFEVRIQLQDLPPTMRPGFSCSADILTGTAAGVLAVPIQALVVREKETEGEAKPEEEEGVYILKTDGKKKTAAFAVVTAGITGETQVEIQSGLEDGDEVITGPFKALREIKDGDRVRLEEPKKSDDKSGKKKD comes from the coding sequence ATGACTCGGACGAAGAAGATCCTCGCGATCGGGATTCCTGTCCTGATCGTGATCGGAGTGGCCGCAAAGATGATCAGTGGGGCCGACAAGAAGTTCCCGGTCGTGACGGTCCAGAAGGCCGAACGGACCGATCTCCGGAGCCTGGTCACGGCCACCGGCAAGACGGAGGCCCAGCGCAAAGTCGACCTTTCCGCCAACGTCATGGGCCAGATCGTGAACCTCGCGGTGCGCGAGGGCGATGCGGTCAAGAAGGGCGACTTCCTGTTGCAGATCGACCTCACCCAGCGCCGCGCGACCGCCGTCGGCGCCGAGGAATCTCTCAAGGCGCTCTTTTTCGACCGCGACGCCGCCCGCGCCCAGGCCGAAGAGGCGAAGAAGAACTTCGAACGCGCCGAGCGCTCGTTCAACGACCAGATCATTCCGCAGGCCGACGTCGACCGCGCCCGCGCCGCCTTCGAGGGCGCCGATGCCAACTGGAAGGCGGTCGAGCGCCGCATCGCGCAGTCGCGCGCCAACCTGGCCGGAGCCCAGGACGAGCTGTCGAAGACCAAGATGCTGTCGCCGATCGACGGCGTGATCACCGCCCTGCCGGTCGAAGAGGGCGAGGTCGCGGTCATCGGCACGATGAACAATCCCGGCACCAAGCTGATGACGATCTCCGACATGGGCACCGTCGAAGCGGTGATGGAGGTCGACGAGACCGACATTCCGAACGTCAAGGTCGGCCAGACCGCCGAGGTCCGGATCGACGCCTTCGGTGAGCGCAAGTTCGAGGGCATCGTGACCGAGGTCGGCTCGAGCCCGATCGCCTCGGCCGGCGGATCGACCGACGCCGCCGTCAACTTCGAGGTCCGGATCCAGCTCCAGGACCTGCCGCCCACCATGCGACCCGGATTCTCCTGCTCGGCGGACATCCTCACCGGCACGGCCGCCGGCGTGCTGGCGGTGCCGATCCAGGCCCTCGTGGTGCGCGAGAAGGAGACCGAGGGCGAGGCCAAGCCTGAGGAGGAGGAGGGCGTCTACATCCTCAAGACCGACGGCAAGAAGAAGACCGCCGCTTTCGCCGTTGTCACCGCCGGCATAACCGGCGAGACCCAGGTCGAGATCCAGAGCGGCCTCGAGGACGGCGACGAGGTCATCACCGGCCCCTTCAAGGCGCTGCGCGAGATCAAGGACGGCGACCGCGTACGGCTCGAAGAGCCCAAGAAGTCGGACGACAAGTCGGGCAAGAAGAAGGACTGA
- a CDS encoding cation:proton antiporter has translation MHGELSLVTTIAVALGAALLLGFLALRLKLPAIVGYLLAGVLIGPATPGFVADVDLAQQLSEIGVMLLMFGVGLHFSLDDLKEVRGIAVPGALAKIALATFLGMGAAHFWGWTLGAGLVFGLALSVASTVVLLRALEDRGLVDSLNGRIAIGWLLVEDLVMVLVLVLLPALGGFLGAPAASAAPAAAPLFSASSLGLALLLAIVQLGIFVGVMLVGGRRLFPWLLWQVAKTGSRELFTLCVMAAAVGIAYLSSAVFGVSFALGAFFGGMMLRESALAHRAAEESLPFRDAFSVLFFVAVGMLIDPAILMREPARVAVVVAIIIVGKFAIAFGLVLLFRYPLNTALTIAATGAQIGEFSFILAGMGVGLGLLPVEGRDLILAGALVSISLNHIVFAALQPAQAWIRRRSAWANALERPVDPLAALPMEVGEKELTGHVVLVGFGRVGRRIGEALAANGVHFVVADRNREIVEDLRARGVHAVSGDASDPVVMAQTHVMRARMLVIATPDAFATRKMIEIARILNPGIDTVVRTHSEEEAEFLREERVGRVFMGEQELAAGMMVYVEERLEAAGPAPR, from the coding sequence ATGCACGGGGAGCTCTCACTGGTCACCACCATCGCGGTCGCCCTGGGCGCGGCCCTGCTGCTGGGTTTCCTCGCACTGCGCCTGAAGCTGCCGGCCATCGTCGGCTACCTGCTCGCCGGCGTCTTGATCGGGCCGGCCACCCCGGGCTTCGTGGCCGACGTCGACCTCGCCCAGCAACTGTCGGAGATCGGGGTGATGCTCCTCATGTTCGGGGTGGGGCTGCACTTCTCGCTCGACGACTTGAAGGAGGTCCGGGGGATCGCCGTCCCCGGTGCCCTGGCGAAGATCGCCCTCGCGACTTTCCTCGGGATGGGGGCCGCCCACTTCTGGGGTTGGACCCTGGGGGCCGGCCTGGTGTTCGGCCTGGCTCTCTCGGTGGCCAGCACGGTCGTGCTGCTGCGCGCCCTCGAGGATCGCGGACTGGTCGACTCGTTGAACGGACGCATAGCGATCGGATGGCTCCTGGTCGAGGACCTCGTCATGGTCCTGGTCCTCGTGCTACTGCCGGCGCTCGGTGGTTTTCTGGGCGCCCCCGCCGCGAGCGCCGCACCTGCCGCCGCGCCGCTCTTCAGCGCCAGCAGCCTTGGCCTCGCACTTCTCCTGGCGATCGTGCAGCTGGGAATCTTCGTCGGCGTCATGCTGGTGGGCGGAAGGAGGCTCTTTCCCTGGCTCCTCTGGCAGGTGGCCAAGACCGGCTCGCGCGAGCTCTTCACCCTCTGTGTCATGGCGGCGGCGGTGGGCATCGCCTACCTCTCTTCGGCGGTCTTCGGCGTTTCCTTCGCCCTCGGCGCCTTCTTCGGCGGCATGATGCTGCGCGAGTCGGCGCTCGCGCACCGCGCGGCCGAAGAGTCGCTGCCGTTCCGGGACGCCTTCTCGGTTCTCTTCTTCGTCGCCGTCGGCATGCTCATCGACCCCGCGATTCTGATGCGCGAGCCGGCCCGTGTCGCGGTCGTCGTCGCGATCATCATCGTCGGCAAGTTCGCGATCGCCTTTGGATTGGTGCTGCTCTTCCGCTATCCGCTGAACACCGCATTGACGATCGCGGCGACCGGAGCGCAGATCGGCGAGTTCTCGTTCATCCTCGCCGGCATGGGTGTTGGTCTCGGGCTCCTGCCGGTCGAAGGGCGGGATCTGATCCTCGCCGGAGCGCTGGTATCGATCAGCCTCAACCACATCGTCTTCGCCGCGCTCCAGCCGGCCCAGGCCTGGATCCGGAGGCGCTCGGCGTGGGCCAACGCCCTGGAAAGGCCGGTCGACCCGCTGGCCGCCCTGCCGATGGAGGTGGGGGAGAAGGAGCTCACCGGTCACGTCGTGCTGGTGGGCTTCGGGCGAGTCGGGCGCCGCATCGGCGAGGCGCTGGCAGCGAACGGGGTGCACTTCGTCGTCGCCGACCGCAACCGCGAGATCGTCGAAGACCTGCGCGCCCGCGGCGTGCATGCGGTCTCCGGCGATGCTTCGGATCCGGTGGTCATGGCGCAGACCCACGTCATGCGCGCCCGCATGCTGGTGATCGCGACACCGGACGCCTTCGCGACCCGGAAGATGATCGAGATCGCGCGCATCCTGAACCCCGGTATCGACACCGTCGTCCGGACGCATAGCGAGGAAGAGGCGGAGTTCCTTCGCGAGGAGCGCGTCGGCAGGGTCTTCATGGGCGAGCAGGAGCTCGCGGCAGGAATGATGGTCTACGTCGAAGAGCGGCTCGAGGCAGCAGGGCCGGCGCCGCGCTGA